Proteins found in one Promicromonospora sukumoe genomic segment:
- a CDS encoding energy-coupling factor transporter transmembrane component T family protein, with product MTAVEPRAATEPGGTGPEETGPGGTSPVTTGSAAPTATSWLARRNPTVKAAILLAASLATLGFLDPRPLLALYALALVAVAASARVPARTLLLAQVPFVVFGVGLVAVNALSRPGTPLVEGAPVSVEGLTVGVALALRGLVIGVLTIGFLSSTPPRDLMVSLVQHARLSPRYAYSILAGHRMLAAMPARWATVRAAQAVRAPLRRGRPRFGLADAGRAAFALLVTSIRSSERIALALESRGLGERPRTVWRPVPIGRADVVLVLLVVAGWAAAVVLAISL from the coding sequence ATGACGGCCGTCGAGCCGCGCGCCGCGACCGAACCAGGCGGGACCGGACCAGAAGAGACCGGGCCGGGCGGGACGAGCCCAGTCACGACCGGATCGGCCGCGCCCACCGCCACCTCCTGGCTCGCCCGCCGCAACCCCACGGTCAAGGCGGCGATCCTGCTGGCCGCCTCGCTCGCGACGCTCGGCTTCCTGGACCCGCGCCCGCTGCTCGCCCTCTACGCGCTCGCGCTGGTGGCAGTCGCAGCCAGCGCTCGCGTCCCGGCACGAACCCTGCTGCTGGCCCAGGTGCCGTTCGTCGTCTTCGGCGTGGGACTCGTCGCCGTCAACGCCCTCAGCCGTCCGGGCACTCCGCTCGTGGAAGGCGCCCCGGTCAGCGTCGAGGGGCTGACGGTGGGCGTCGCCCTCGCGCTGCGCGGCCTCGTGATCGGCGTCCTCACCATCGGCTTCCTGTCCTCGACCCCGCCGCGTGACCTCATGGTGAGCCTCGTCCAGCACGCCCGGCTCAGCCCGCGGTACGCGTACTCCATCCTCGCCGGCCACCGCATGCTCGCGGCCATGCCCGCGCGGTGGGCCACCGTCCGCGCGGCGCAGGCGGTGCGCGCGCCCCTGCGGCGCGGTCGCCCCCGGTTCGGCCTGGCCGACGCCGGTCGGGCGGCCTTCGCGCTGCTCGTCACCTCGATCCGGTCCTCGGAACGGATCGCGCTGGCGCTGGAGTCCCGCGGCCTCGGCGAGCGCCCCCGCACGGTCTGGCGGCCGGTCCCGATCGGGCGGGCCGACGTCGTCCTCGTGCTGCTGGTCGTCGCGGGCTGGGCGGCCGCCGTCGTCCTGGCGATCAGCCTCTGA
- a CDS encoding helix-turn-helix transcriptional regulator, whose product MTTDHPLRDFLTSRRAALEPEAVGLPPARAGRRVRGLRREEVAILAGVSVDYYVKLEQGRAGNVSEQVIRAVERALRLDHLERLHLRALLDPDSIHVRRIPPITLRARPALISMIEALDPVPAVIHGPHLEVLGINRAGVLLLDDFDAMPSDERNMARWMFLSDRAREVYRNWDVIAPQMVAILRNAAAAGSNEYLSALVDHLTAASEEFARYWADYELFEHTHGVKLFFNEAVGELRLNYEALPLPADHGQTVIVYTADRGSPSAEKLRLMSERAGAGSGERAEAGSGEPAEAGQVRGPRTTAERAPAEDPAAVRG is encoded by the coding sequence GTGACGACCGACCACCCGCTGCGGGACTTCCTGACGTCGCGCCGGGCCGCGCTCGAGCCGGAGGCCGTCGGCCTGCCCCCGGCCCGGGCGGGCCGGCGGGTCCGGGGGCTGCGCCGCGAGGAGGTCGCGATCCTCGCCGGGGTCAGCGTCGACTACTACGTCAAGCTGGAGCAGGGCCGCGCCGGGAACGTCTCCGAGCAGGTGATCCGGGCCGTCGAGCGTGCCCTGCGGCTGGACCACCTGGAGCGGCTGCACCTGCGCGCGCTGCTCGACCCGGACTCCATCCACGTGCGGCGCATCCCGCCGATCACCCTGCGCGCCCGCCCGGCGCTCATCTCGATGATCGAGGCGCTCGACCCCGTGCCCGCCGTCATCCACGGCCCGCACCTGGAGGTGCTGGGGATCAACCGGGCCGGGGTGCTGCTGCTCGACGACTTCGACGCCATGCCCTCGGACGAGCGCAACATGGCCCGCTGGATGTTCCTCAGCGACCGCGCCCGCGAGGTCTACCGGAACTGGGACGTGATCGCGCCGCAGATGGTCGCGATCCTGCGCAACGCGGCGGCGGCCGGGTCGAACGAGTACCTGTCGGCGCTGGTCGACCACCTGACCGCGGCCTCGGAGGAGTTCGCGCGGTACTGGGCCGACTACGAGCTCTTCGAGCACACCCACGGCGTCAAGCTCTTCTTCAACGAGGCCGTGGGCGAGCTGCGGCTCAACTACGAGGCCCTGCCGCTCCCGGCCGACCACGGGCAGACCGTCATCGTGTACACCGCGGACCGCGGCTCGCCGTCGGCGGAGAAGCTGCGGCTGATGTCGGAGCGGGCGGGGGCCGGTTCCGGCGAGCGGGCGGAGGCCGGTTCTGGCGAGCCGGCGGAGGCCGGGCAGGTGCGCGGCCCGCGGACGACGGCCGAGCGGGCGCCCGCCGAGGACCCGGCCGCCGTCAGAGGCTGA
- a CDS encoding VOC family protein: MPLPAAPARNTTSPFSSMHGHHTAIRYPDFEAARAFWVETMDWRVLQTWPYGELTLAYVMPPGQDNFHLEILAGPGAASQTVYDDVDASLAANGFNHVCLSVDSVDKTLAALRERGVDVVNPPFEIDDISARLAFFRDPWGNMFELSERTGGGHVG; the protein is encoded by the coding sequence ATGCCCCTGCCCGCCGCGCCCGCGCGCAACACCACCTCGCCGTTCTCGTCGATGCACGGCCACCACACGGCGATCCGCTACCCCGACTTCGAGGCCGCCCGGGCCTTCTGGGTCGAGACGATGGACTGGCGCGTGCTGCAGACCTGGCCGTACGGCGAGCTCACCCTCGCCTACGTGATGCCGCCGGGCCAGGACAACTTCCACCTGGAGATCCTGGCCGGGCCCGGCGCCGCGTCCCAGACCGTGTACGACGACGTCGACGCCAGCCTCGCCGCCAACGGCTTCAACCACGTGTGCCTGTCGGTCGACAGCGTCGACAAGACGCTCGCGGCGCTGCGCGAGCGCGGGGTCGACGTCGTGAACCCGCCGTTCGAGATCGACGACATCAGCGCGCGGCTCGCCTTCTTCCGCGACCCCTGGGGCAACATGTTCGAGCTCTCGGAGCGGACCGGCGGCGGCCACGTCGGCTGA
- a CDS encoding aldo/keto reductase, with product MSIPTVATPSGYTLPAVGFGTYRLRGESGARAVGDALDAGYRLLDSAASYQNEGAVGAAVRRSDVPREEIVVTSKLPGKYQAFDDAIQTVEESVLRTGLDAVDLYLIHWPNPSVGRYVEAWRALIEARERGLVRQIGVCNFLSEHLDRLAQETGELPAVNQIELHPYFPQTEALAFHREHGILTESWSPIGRGNDLLDHPVITEIAKEHGVSAAQTVLAWHVACGAIPLPKAAGHDRQRENLAIFEVGLTDDEIARITALGRPDGRTAGQDPATYEEL from the coding sequence ATGTCGATCCCCACGGTCGCCACGCCGTCCGGATACACGCTGCCCGCCGTCGGGTTCGGTACCTACCGCCTGCGCGGCGAGTCGGGGGCGCGGGCGGTCGGCGACGCGCTCGACGCCGGGTACCGGCTGCTGGACTCGGCCGCGAGCTACCAGAACGAGGGCGCCGTCGGCGCGGCCGTGCGGCGCTCCGACGTGCCGCGCGAGGAGATCGTCGTGACCTCCAAGCTGCCCGGCAAGTACCAGGCGTTCGACGACGCCATCCAGACCGTCGAGGAGAGCGTACTGCGCACGGGCCTGGACGCCGTCGACCTGTACCTCATCCACTGGCCCAACCCGTCCGTCGGCAGGTACGTCGAGGCCTGGCGCGCCCTGATCGAGGCGCGCGAGCGCGGGCTGGTGCGCCAGATCGGCGTCTGCAACTTCCTGTCCGAGCACCTCGACCGGCTCGCGCAGGAGACCGGCGAGCTGCCCGCGGTCAACCAGATCGAGCTGCACCCCTACTTCCCGCAGACCGAGGCGCTCGCGTTCCACCGCGAGCACGGCATCCTGACCGAGTCGTGGAGCCCGATCGGTCGCGGCAACGACCTGCTCGACCACCCGGTGATCACCGAGATCGCGAAGGAGCACGGCGTCAGCGCCGCCCAGACGGTGCTCGCGTGGCACGTGGCCTGCGGCGCGATCCCGCTGCCCAAGGCCGCCGGCCACGACCGGCAGCGGGAGAACCTCGCGATCTTCGAGGTGGGGCTCACCGACGACGAGATCGCCCGGATCACGGCCCTGGGCCGCCCCGACGGCCGCACGGCAGGCCAGGACCCGGCCACGTACGAGGAGCTCTGA
- a CDS encoding LacI family DNA-binding transcriptional regulator: MPRRRITQTDVAAMAGVSQATVSFVLNGSTPAGVRISEETRQRVLDAIRITGYTANPAAQRLAGGLAQILGVFTYEATFPRASRDFYGPFLTGIEHAAERLGVDILLFTSAPVADGRRRLTRDGWQRLGVADGCLLLGQHEHRGELQHLLDTNYPFVFIGKRGSDGGRLPYVGADYVGGTVRQIDRLVALGHQRIGYVGMRGTDQPTLDRVEGYRDAMKTHGLTTRFVELEDVAATAAEIVDQRFTAVVVAPENHPEELADELERRGRRVPDDVSVLLLGQPHHPRRGGRQWSGFSVPREEMGARALYLLSRLVSDDEPRRDRDTRRPSAVTDAELHQILVCPDVEGATVAAPPSATRTSPLTQTDDRTDHA, translated from the coding sequence GTGCCACGTCGCCGCATCACCCAGACCGACGTCGCCGCGATGGCCGGCGTCAGCCAGGCCACCGTCTCGTTCGTGCTCAACGGGAGCACCCCGGCTGGCGTGCGGATCAGCGAGGAGACGCGTCAGCGCGTGCTCGACGCCATCCGCATCACGGGCTACACCGCCAACCCCGCGGCGCAGCGCCTCGCGGGCGGCCTCGCCCAGATCCTCGGCGTCTTCACGTACGAGGCCACGTTCCCGCGGGCCAGCCGCGACTTCTACGGGCCGTTCCTGACCGGGATCGAGCACGCCGCCGAGCGCCTGGGCGTCGACATCCTGCTGTTCACGAGCGCCCCGGTCGCGGACGGCCGCCGCCGGCTCACCCGCGACGGCTGGCAGCGGCTCGGCGTGGCCGACGGCTGCCTGCTGCTCGGGCAGCACGAGCACCGCGGCGAGCTGCAGCACCTGCTCGACACCAACTACCCGTTCGTCTTCATCGGCAAGCGCGGGAGCGACGGCGGCCGGCTGCCCTACGTGGGCGCCGACTACGTGGGCGGCACCGTGCGGCAGATCGACCGCCTGGTCGCCCTCGGCCACCAGCGCATCGGGTACGTGGGCATGCGCGGCACGGACCAGCCCACCCTCGACCGCGTCGAGGGCTACCGCGACGCCATGAAGACGCACGGCCTGACCACGCGGTTCGTCGAGCTGGAGGACGTCGCCGCCACGGCGGCCGAGATCGTCGACCAGCGCTTCACCGCCGTCGTCGTGGCCCCGGAGAACCACCCGGAGGAGCTCGCGGACGAGCTCGAACGCCGCGGCCGGCGCGTGCCCGACGACGTGTCCGTGCTGCTGCTCGGGCAGCCGCACCACCCGCGGCGCGGCGGCCGGCAGTGGTCCGGCTTCTCCGTGCCCCGCGAGGAGATGGGCGCCCGCGCGCTCTACCTCCTCTCGCGCCTCGTGTCCGACGACGAGCCGCGGCGGGACCGCGACACGCGGCGGCCCTCGGCCGTGACCGACGCCGAGCTGCACCAGATCCTCGTGTGCCCGGACGTGGAGGGCGCCACCGTTGCGGCCCCGCCGTCCGCCACACGCACCAGCCCCCTAACGCAGACTGACGACAGGACGGACCACGCGTGA
- a CDS encoding FAD-dependent oxidoreductase codes for MTHQDLQTDVLVVGAGLGGIAAALAAADRGARVVLTEEHPWIGGQLTSQGVPPDEHPWVERFGVTARYRALRDGIRDVYRRRYPLTDGARDWAELNPGAGWVSKLCHEPRVAVGVLEEMLAPHRSSGRIRLVERVRPVAATTDGDRVTSVTLRSVVGGEDVTVTAAYTVDATETGELLPLTGTEYVTGFESRHETGEPSAPDEAQPDNVQALSVCFVVEHTDGDHTIEKPERYDFWRTYAPAAWGGEQLLSWTAPNPRTLALEKRSFTPNPGDDPLAVDADQSKNAGDGNLWLFRRIAARDLHEPGFYESDLCLVNWPSIDYFLGHVLDVPREEEEARIADARQLSLSMLYWMQTEAPRPDGGTGFPGLRLRPDVTGNPDGLAQAAYHRESRRIRAVTTITENDVSYAVRGDRGATRYADSVGVGMYRIDLHPSTGGDTYIDVPSTPFEIPLGALLPRRTTNLLAGNKNIGTTHITNGCYRLHPVEWNVGEAAGHLAAHCLATGRTPHAVQSEPDLLADYQAELVASGVELRWPDEAHPY; via the coding sequence GTGACCCATCAAGACCTGCAGACCGACGTGCTCGTGGTGGGCGCGGGGCTCGGCGGCATCGCCGCCGCGCTGGCCGCCGCCGACCGCGGCGCCCGCGTCGTCCTCACCGAGGAGCACCCGTGGATCGGGGGCCAGCTCACGTCGCAGGGCGTGCCGCCGGACGAGCACCCCTGGGTGGAGCGGTTCGGCGTGACGGCCCGCTACCGCGCGCTGCGCGACGGCATCCGCGACGTCTACCGGCGCCGCTACCCCCTGACCGACGGGGCGCGCGACTGGGCGGAGCTCAACCCGGGTGCCGGGTGGGTGTCCAAGCTGTGCCACGAGCCGCGGGTCGCCGTCGGCGTGCTGGAGGAGATGCTCGCCCCGCACCGTTCGTCCGGCCGCATCCGGCTGGTCGAGCGCGTGCGCCCGGTCGCGGCCACCACCGACGGCGACCGGGTCACCTCGGTGACGCTGCGCTCCGTCGTCGGCGGGGAGGACGTGACCGTCACCGCGGCCTACACCGTGGACGCGACCGAGACCGGCGAGCTGCTGCCGCTGACCGGCACGGAGTACGTGACCGGGTTCGAGTCGCGGCACGAGACGGGGGAGCCCAGCGCCCCGGACGAGGCCCAGCCGGACAACGTCCAGGCCCTGAGCGTCTGCTTCGTCGTCGAGCACACCGACGGCGACCACACGATCGAGAAGCCCGAGCGGTACGACTTCTGGCGCACCTACGCGCCCGCCGCCTGGGGCGGCGAGCAGCTCCTGTCGTGGACGGCGCCCAACCCGCGCACGCTCGCGCTGGAGAAGCGGTCGTTCACCCCCAACCCGGGCGACGACCCGCTGGCCGTGGACGCCGACCAGTCCAAGAACGCCGGGGACGGCAACCTCTGGCTGTTCCGCCGCATCGCCGCGCGCGACCTGCACGAGCCCGGGTTCTACGAGAGCGACCTGTGCCTCGTGAACTGGCCGAGCATCGACTACTTCCTGGGCCACGTCCTGGACGTGCCCCGCGAGGAGGAGGAGGCGCGGATCGCCGACGCCCGGCAGCTCAGCCTGTCGATGCTCTACTGGATGCAGACCGAGGCGCCGCGGCCCGACGGGGGCACCGGGTTCCCCGGCCTGCGTCTGCGCCCCGACGTGACGGGCAACCCGGACGGGCTGGCCCAGGCGGCGTACCACCGCGAGTCCCGCCGCATCAGGGCGGTCACGACGATCACCGAGAACGACGTCTCCTACGCCGTGCGCGGCGACCGGGGCGCCACCCGCTACGCGGACTCGGTGGGCGTGGGCATGTACCGCATCGACCTGCACCCCTCCACGGGCGGCGACACGTACATCGACGTGCCGTCCACCCCGTTCGAGATCCCGCTCGGCGCCCTGCTGCCGCGGCGCACGACCAACCTGCTCGCCGGCAACAAGAACATCGGCACCACCCACATCACCAACGGGTGCTACCGGCTGCACCCGGTCGAGTGGAACGTCGGCGAGGCCGCCGGCCACCTCGCCGCGCACTGCCTCGCCACCGGCCGCACGCCGCACGCGGTCCAGTCCGAGCCGGACCTGCTCGCCGACTACCAGGCCGAGCTCGTCGCCTCCGGCGTCGAGCTGCGCTGGCCCGACGAGGCCCACCCCTACTGA
- a CDS encoding ABC transporter substrate-binding protein → MSAQHNRARRTAGTAAVLGAALALSACAGGSDAPVGDPETPSEPVDLRMTVWTADETQLALFQSIADAYVAENPELVSSVKFETIPFEDYTTALTTQLAGGNAPDLAWIFESNAPEFVSSGALVDLRPVLEGTEDYAFDDLVPSALTLWEDGEGLYAYPFSNSPFAMFVNTDQIEEAGQPNPVDLVADGKWTFDAARDIAAAAAEKSGEQGLVVRDFEYQSWENLATVWSGWQAAPWSADGTQCTFTEPAMVDAMTWFHDAVFTDAAMPEPGTTADFFAGDAAMTITQISRASALDDSFHWDVVPLPEGPAGKQNVVGQAGVGVFAAGEHPDVAADFLAYFTNAENAGQLAAYFPPPRQSLLNGESLADANPKLTAGQLEAVVVEGVEDAVTKPAHKNFAKLSETVRAELDALWVEDADVEAVLADTCAAVTPLLED, encoded by the coding sequence ATGTCTGCACAGCACAACCGAGCCCGGAGGACGGCGGGAACCGCCGCCGTCCTCGGGGCGGCGCTCGCCCTGTCCGCGTGCGCGGGCGGGTCCGACGCGCCGGTCGGTGACCCCGAGACCCCGTCCGAGCCCGTCGACCTGCGGATGACCGTCTGGACGGCGGACGAGACGCAGCTCGCGCTCTTCCAGTCCATCGCCGACGCCTACGTCGCGGAGAACCCCGAGCTGGTCTCGAGCGTGAAGTTCGAGACCATCCCGTTCGAGGACTACACCACGGCCCTGACCACCCAGCTCGCGGGCGGCAACGCCCCGGACCTGGCGTGGATCTTCGAGAGCAACGCCCCGGAGTTCGTCTCCAGCGGCGCGCTCGTGGACCTGCGCCCGGTGCTGGAGGGCACCGAGGACTACGCGTTCGACGACCTGGTGCCCAGCGCCCTGACCCTGTGGGAGGACGGCGAGGGCCTGTACGCCTACCCCTTCTCCAACAGCCCGTTCGCGATGTTCGTCAACACCGACCAGATCGAGGAGGCCGGGCAGCCCAACCCGGTCGACCTGGTCGCCGACGGTAAGTGGACGTTCGACGCCGCCCGGGACATCGCCGCGGCCGCGGCCGAGAAGTCCGGCGAGCAGGGTCTGGTGGTGCGCGACTTCGAGTACCAGTCCTGGGAGAACCTGGCCACGGTGTGGTCGGGCTGGCAGGCGGCGCCGTGGAGCGCGGACGGCACGCAGTGCACGTTCACGGAGCCCGCGATGGTCGACGCCATGACCTGGTTCCACGACGCCGTCTTCACCGACGCCGCGATGCCGGAGCCGGGCACCACCGCCGACTTCTTCGCCGGTGACGCCGCCATGACGATCACGCAGATCAGCCGGGCCTCGGCGCTGGACGACTCCTTCCACTGGGACGTCGTGCCGCTGCCCGAGGGCCCCGCCGGCAAGCAGAACGTCGTGGGCCAGGCCGGGGTCGGGGTCTTCGCCGCGGGCGAGCACCCGGACGTCGCCGCCGACTTCCTCGCGTACTTCACGAACGCGGAGAACGCCGGGCAGCTCGCGGCCTACTTCCCGCCGCCGCGCCAGTCGCTGCTCAACGGGGAGAGCCTCGCCGACGCCAACCCGAAGCTGACCGCGGGCCAGCTCGAGGCCGTCGTCGTCGAGGGTGTCGAGGACGCGGTGACCAAGCCGGCGCACAAGAACTTCGCCAAGCTGTCGGAGACCGTGCGCGCCGAGCTCGACGCCCTGTGGGTCGAGGACGCCGACGTCGAGGCCGTCCTGGCCGACACCTGCGCGGCGGTCACGCCGCTGCTGGAGGACTGA
- a CDS encoding carbohydrate ABC transporter permease, with the protein MATASAAVRRDWLVGYTMVAPVVLGSLAFVVLPLGMVVWYSLHEWNVLANTFTFVGAENYQRMASDPGLTDALLATVWFSVGLVVVNIALALLLAVLLNQKLPGTTTFRTFFFSPVVVSLVAWTIVWSFLLQADGGINGFLSVLGVEGPNWLRHPTTAMIAVIIVQVFKNVGLNMILFLAALQGVPEELQEAARLDGAGAWRRFRSITLPLISPTILLVSIITIVGSLEVFAQIDVLTGGGPGNSTTVLVYYLYQQAFRFNEFGYASALAVLLFVIVLVLTLFQWQSRKRWVFHEV; encoded by the coding sequence GTGGCAACAGCGTCAGCGGCGGTGCGCCGCGACTGGCTCGTCGGGTACACCATGGTCGCCCCGGTCGTCCTGGGCTCCCTCGCCTTCGTCGTCCTGCCGCTGGGCATGGTGGTCTGGTACTCCCTGCACGAGTGGAACGTCCTGGCGAACACGTTCACGTTCGTCGGGGCGGAGAACTACCAGCGCATGGCGTCCGACCCCGGGCTGACGGACGCGCTGCTCGCGACCGTCTGGTTCTCGGTCGGGCTCGTCGTGGTGAACATCGCGCTGGCGCTGTTGCTCGCCGTCCTGCTCAACCAGAAGCTGCCCGGGACCACCACGTTCCGCACCTTCTTCTTCTCGCCGGTCGTGGTGTCGCTCGTGGCCTGGACCATCGTCTGGAGCTTCCTGCTCCAGGCCGACGGCGGCATCAACGGGTTCCTGTCGGTGCTCGGCGTCGAGGGACCGAACTGGCTGCGGCACCCCACCACCGCGATGATCGCCGTGATCATCGTCCAGGTGTTCAAGAACGTCGGGCTCAACATGATCCTGTTCCTCGCGGCCCTGCAGGGCGTGCCCGAGGAGCTGCAGGAGGCGGCCCGGCTCGACGGCGCCGGCGCCTGGCGCCGGTTCCGCTCGATCACGCTGCCGCTGATCAGCCCCACCATCCTGCTGGTCTCGATCATCACGATCGTCGGCTCGCTGGAGGTGTTCGCCCAGATCGACGTGCTGACGGGCGGCGGCCCCGGGAACTCGACCACCGTGCTCGTCTACTACCTGTACCAGCAGGCGTTCCGGTTCAACGAGTTCGGCTACGCCAGTGCCCTGGCCGTGCTCCTGTTCGTCATCGTCCTCGTACTGACCCTGTTCCAGTGGCAGTCGCGCAAGAGGTGGGTCTTCCATGAGGTCTGA
- a CDS encoding carbohydrate ABC transporter permease translates to MSATARRGLNRWLLVLLLIVLSVPFVFPTWWMATSSLKPMSEILSRVPTIWPQDPTFEAYGRVFTLQPFAQQYWNSLYIAVLVTAGTMLVSAMAGYAFARIRFPGANALFVLVLVGLLVPSEVTIVPLFRIVNTLGLIDTHWPLIVIPVLGAPAVLAVFIMRQFFLGLPTELEEAGRIDGLGRWGVFWRIALPLSRSALGAVAIFTFLKSWNLYLEPIVYLSSKENFTLPQALTQYVDAYGGPMWNVQLAATTLTVLPVLAVFLVAQKQFVQGLAHSGLKG, encoded by the coding sequence ATGAGCGCCACGGCCCGCCGCGGCCTGAACCGCTGGCTGCTCGTGCTGCTGCTGATCGTGCTGAGCGTGCCGTTCGTCTTCCCCACCTGGTGGATGGCGACGTCCAGCCTCAAGCCGATGAGCGAGATCCTGTCCCGGGTGCCGACCATCTGGCCCCAGGACCCGACGTTCGAGGCCTACGGCCGGGTCTTCACGCTCCAGCCGTTCGCGCAGCAGTACTGGAACTCCCTCTACATCGCGGTCCTGGTCACCGCGGGCACCATGCTCGTGTCCGCGATGGCGGGCTACGCGTTCGCGCGCATCCGGTTCCCCGGGGCCAACGCCCTGTTCGTCCTGGTGCTCGTCGGGCTGCTCGTGCCGTCCGAGGTGACGATCGTGCCGCTGTTCCGCATCGTCAACACCCTCGGCCTCATCGACACGCACTGGCCGCTCATCGTGATCCCCGTGCTCGGGGCACCCGCCGTCCTGGCCGTGTTCATCATGCGCCAGTTCTTCCTCGGGCTGCCCACCGAGCTCGAGGAGGCGGGCCGGATCGACGGGCTCGGGCGCTGGGGAGTGTTCTGGCGCATCGCGCTCCCGCTCTCCCGGTCGGCGCTGGGCGCCGTGGCGATCTTCACGTTCCTGAAGTCCTGGAACCTCTACCTCGAGCCCATCGTGTACCTCTCCAGCAAGGAGAACTTCACGCTCCCGCAGGCGCTGACCCAGTACGTCGACGCCTACGGCGGACCGATGTGGAACGTCCAGCTAGCAGCGACGACGCTCACCGTGCTGCCCGTCCTGGCCGTGTTCCTCGTGGCCCAGAAGCAGTTCGTCCAGGGGCTCGCCCACAGCGGGCTCAAGGGGTGA
- a CDS encoding BCCT family transporter, which translates to MSTSESTKTLLGRVQRAAHRVERAARGPQDHRVGTDRIVFGVAGLIALAFIVWGFASPDSLGTVADSALSGVLKNFGWLFVSAATIFTVFVIVVAMGKFGKIPLGQDGEKPQFSTPSWIAMMFATGMGIGLMFYGVGEPLYFYMAPPPGTVDGSTPAAASTAMGQTLFHWTLYPWAMYAIVGLGMAYGTYRLGRAQLFSSMFTSLFGRKAVNGAGGRVINILAILATLFGSACSLGLGALQIGGGIQHSGVMESVGTATLVVIIAILTCLFVLSAVSGIERGIQWLSNANMWLALLLAIIVFIGGPTLFILNVLPASLGAFVGDLPEMASRTAASGDEALADWMGSWTIFYWAWWVSWTPFVGPFIARISRGRTVRQFVTGVLLVPSIVSTIWFAIFGGGAIGLQERAEQAQDAGAALAAFGQGGADINFDLIFFQTLGALPVPGWVGIALMILAVVLVAIFFVTGADSASIIMGGLSENGAENPTKKSVIFWGVSTGAVAAAMLLAGGDDPAAALNGLKNITIVSALPFVVVMLVLCVALWKDLSSDPLVLKRELAVQVLAETVDSGVEKHDGEPFELSTSASAPEADADETPTTPENGVPVVTEGGTITKD; encoded by the coding sequence ATGAGTACCTCAGAATCCACCAAGACCCTGCTGGGGCGCGTCCAGCGCGCAGCGCACCGGGTCGAGCGGGCCGCACGCGGCCCGCAGGACCACCGCGTCGGGACCGACCGGATCGTCTTCGGCGTCGCGGGCCTCATCGCGCTCGCGTTCATCGTGTGGGGCTTCGCGAGCCCCGACAGCCTCGGCACGGTGGCGGACAGTGCCCTCAGCGGCGTCCTGAAGAACTTCGGCTGGCTGTTCGTCTCCGCCGCCACGATCTTCACCGTCTTCGTGATCGTCGTCGCGATGGGCAAGTTCGGCAAGATTCCCCTGGGGCAGGACGGCGAGAAGCCCCAGTTCTCCACCCCCTCCTGGATCGCGATGATGTTCGCGACCGGCATGGGCATCGGCCTCATGTTCTACGGCGTCGGCGAGCCGCTCTACTTCTACATGGCGCCCCCGCCCGGCACCGTCGACGGGTCCACGCCCGCGGCCGCGTCCACCGCCATGGGGCAGACCCTGTTCCACTGGACCCTGTACCCCTGGGCCATGTACGCGATCGTCGGCCTCGGCATGGCCTACGGCACGTACCGCCTGGGCCGCGCGCAGCTGTTCAGCTCGATGTTCACCTCGCTCTTCGGCCGCAAGGCCGTCAACGGCGCGGGCGGCCGCGTCATCAACATCCTCGCGATCCTCGCCACGCTGTTCGGCTCAGCCTGCTCCCTGGGCCTCGGCGCCCTGCAGATCGGCGGCGGTATCCAGCACTCGGGCGTCATGGAGTCCGTCGGCACGGCGACGCTCGTCGTCATCATTGCGATCCTGACCTGCCTGTTCGTCCTCTCGGCCGTCTCCGGCATCGAGCGCGGCATCCAGTGGCTGTCCAACGCCAACATGTGGCTCGCGCTCCTGCTCGCGATCATCGTCTTCATCGGCGGCCCCACGCTCTTCATCCTGAACGTGCTGCCCGCCTCCCTCGGCGCCTTCGTCGGCGACCTGCCCGAGATGGCCTCGCGGACCGCGGCCTCCGGCGACGAGGCGCTCGCCGACTGGATGGGTTCCTGGACCATCTTCTACTGGGCCTGGTGGGTGTCCTGGACGCCGTTCGTCGGCCCGTTCATCGCCCGCATCTCGCGCGGCCGCACCGTGCGCCAGTTCGTCACCGGCGTGCTGCTGGTGCCCTCGATCGTGTCGACCATCTGGTTCGCGATCTTCGGCGGCGGCGCCATCGGCCTGCAGGAGCGCGCCGAGCAGGCGCAGGACGCCGGTGCGGCCCTCGCCGCCTTCGGGCAGGGCGGGGCCGACATCAACTTCGACCTCATCTTCTTCCAGACCCTCGGGGCCCTGCCGGTCCCCGGCTGGGTCGGGATCGCGCTGATGATCCTCGCCGTCGTGCTCGTGGCGATCTTCTTCGTCACCGGCGCCGACTCCGCCTCCATCATCATGGGCGGGCTGTCCGAGAACGGCGCCGAGAACCCCACCAAGAAGTCGGTCATCTTCTGGGGCGTCAGCACCGGTGCCGTGGCCGCGGCGATGCTGCTGGCCGGCGGCGACGATCCAGCCGCGGCGCTGAACGGCCTGAAAAACATCACCATCGTCTCGGCGCTGCCGTTCGTCGTCGTGATGCTCGTGCTGTGCGTCGCGCTGTGGAAGGACCTCTCCAGCGACCCGCTCGTCCTCAAGCGGGAGCTGGCGGTGCAGGTGCTGGCCGAGACGGTCGACTCCGGCGTCGAGAAGCACGACGGCGAGCCGTTCGAGCTCTCCACCTCGGCGTCCGCCCCCGAGGCGGACGCCGACGAGACGCCGACCACCCCGGAGAACGGGGTCCCGGTGGTCACCGAGGGCGGCACGATCACCAAGGACTGA